One window of the Oligoflexus sp. genome contains the following:
- a CDS encoding ATP-binding protein: MRILLLILFFILPQSLTAAIIREAVQGEVDLRDWNGRDALRIYGDWRFFPNELLGPAAARERFHQQGGGFLKPGQPFRAFTESKISNLGFGSYMVRVQSPCQRCRVSFALPQVYVAGQLFAFDENAVDDLPLLELGKVATVPLQEKPQISSILTPGFAIHDQAYFYILIQVSNFHYYWGGLWQPPALYIQDEGFPRGELMNAMVLLGIMLFCFVHSVSLFLRRPEDKASRELAIFSSIMLVRSLTFAVGGRLVLFDSLWGWELIWDIVYVTLGLSSARFYRFTAACFPEHASARFARISWISALALTGIFIITSTLQMEYLVMLLYAHSLICGLACLWIVLRAAFHRKEGAYIALLGNCALSLSGITSLFWYLGNTTFSAMGIEIGTAIFMICQTQIVAKRSATAFRRAEELSRELEEKDRARTLFFHNTSHELRTPVHGILGFLNLISKGQYGPISDRLRLQVLKITRLTESLRDQVNTILDLAKSKRGELQLHVQKFTLGEGVRRIHDIVDGLRLKHPQVQFILHNQINLDQVFMHDAEKIVTIVRNLLSNAFKFARSDAVNQVKLLMQTDAEGLYFEVHDTGIGIPTDKTAQIFDEFSQLQNDARRSYEGTGLGLSIVRDLLELMHGRIEVKSALGEGSTFKIWIPEQRAADHPAQETPVLTALPGAAAAESMETESGGAGGITLLANPARFTILVIDDNELNCEVVQDLLQSDGYRVMIATGGKDGIHQIEVLHPHLVLLDLMMPDVSGEDVMKYVKSQDRLREIPIILITARANEEDRLLGLGLGADDYLAKPLVPDELRLRVRNILVRYDDNHRLAMQEYQDRMSQLGEVVGDLAREWHSIHQRVAEDLRQPEERVQKVGRLLPLPPMQRDLLVKQLCQKNEGRPTQELLDILMPPNPDHPGSQELLYLRTLISKLPLSHEQAKGLWRSMGQLSVPEMQEVSEMLHLCQSYLHLAEAAGHSRELMESILAFSRQEMDEHIIDLKQTVDRTWSLLRNRAGRLGIDMRMDLRPMTVFSVSSHIQHILLCLINNAMDAVADLPIDERWIQISLNVDPHTRQVGIHVSNGGQPLSAHVCEHLFERGFTTKGETAKGIGLFISQRLARQLQGDLSYRNESGHTTFVLILPPGHRVSLAG, from the coding sequence ATGCGCATTCTGCTCCTCATACTCTTTTTTATCCTGCCGCAGTCTCTGACGGCCGCGATCATTCGTGAGGCAGTGCAGGGTGAAGTGGACCTGCGTGACTGGAACGGCCGGGACGCGCTGCGAATCTATGGAGATTGGCGCTTTTTCCCGAACGAGCTGCTCGGGCCGGCCGCAGCGCGGGAGCGCTTTCATCAGCAAGGCGGAGGCTTTCTTAAACCAGGCCAGCCCTTCCGCGCTTTTACCGAAAGCAAAATATCCAATCTCGGCTTTGGATCCTATATGGTTCGGGTGCAAAGCCCCTGTCAGCGCTGTCGCGTATCCTTTGCTTTGCCGCAGGTTTATGTCGCGGGTCAATTGTTTGCGTTTGATGAAAACGCGGTGGATGACCTGCCCCTCCTGGAATTGGGCAAGGTGGCAACGGTACCGCTTCAGGAAAAACCTCAGATCAGCAGCATCCTGACTCCGGGTTTCGCCATTCATGATCAGGCATATTTTTATATCCTCATCCAGGTCAGTAACTTTCATTATTACTGGGGTGGACTCTGGCAGCCGCCCGCCCTTTATATCCAAGACGAAGGTTTTCCCCGCGGCGAACTCATGAATGCCATGGTCCTGCTCGGCATCATGCTCTTCTGCTTCGTGCACAGCGTCAGCCTTTTTCTGCGGCGCCCTGAAGACAAGGCTTCCCGCGAGCTGGCGATTTTTTCGAGCATCATGCTCGTGCGCAGCCTGACCTTTGCCGTGGGCGGACGCCTCGTTCTCTTCGATTCGCTATGGGGCTGGGAACTGATCTGGGATATCGTATACGTTACACTGGGCCTTTCCTCGGCCCGATTCTATCGCTTCACGGCCGCCTGTTTCCCTGAGCATGCCTCGGCCCGCTTCGCACGTATCAGCTGGATTTCAGCTCTGGCTCTGACCGGCATCTTCATCATCACAAGCACGCTGCAGATGGAATATCTGGTGATGCTGCTCTATGCCCATAGCCTCATCTGCGGCCTCGCCTGTCTTTGGATCGTGCTTCGCGCCGCCTTTCATAGAAAAGAAGGCGCTTACATCGCGCTCCTGGGCAACTGCGCGCTTTCCTTGAGCGGGATCACCAGCCTCTTCTGGTACCTTGGCAACACCACCTTTTCCGCCATGGGCATTGAAATAGGCACAGCCATCTTTATGATCTGTCAGACACAGATCGTGGCCAAGCGTTCCGCGACAGCCTTTCGCAGAGCCGAGGAATTGTCGCGGGAGCTTGAGGAAAAAGATCGGGCCCGCACGCTCTTCTTTCACAACACCTCGCATGAACTGCGGACGCCTGTGCACGGCATCCTGGGCTTTTTGAATCTGATCAGCAAGGGCCAGTACGGTCCCATCAGCGACCGGCTGCGGCTGCAGGTGCTGAAGATCACGCGTCTGACGGAATCGCTTCGGGATCAGGTCAACACCATCCTCGATCTTGCAAAATCCAAAAGGGGTGAGCTGCAGCTGCACGTTCAAAAATTCACTCTGGGCGAAGGGGTGCGGCGCATTCATGATATCGTGGATGGCCTGCGGCTCAAGCATCCCCAGGTGCAGTTCATCCTGCATAACCAGATCAATCTGGATCAGGTTTTCATGCATGATGCGGAAAAGATCGTCACCATCGTTCGCAACCTTCTGAGCAACGCCTTCAAGTTCGCGCGCAGCGATGCTGTGAATCAGGTGAAACTTCTGATGCAGACCGATGCCGAGGGTCTTTACTTCGAAGTGCATGACACGGGCATCGGCATTCCGACCGATAAGACCGCGCAGATCTTCGATGAATTCTCTCAGCTTCAGAATGATGCGCGCCGTTCCTATGAAGGCACCGGGCTTGGACTCAGCATCGTCCGGGATCTTCTGGAGCTCATGCATGGACGCATCGAGGTCAAATCCGCATTAGGCGAAGGCTCCACCTTCAAGATCTGGATACCGGAGCAGCGGGCGGCCGATCATCCCGCCCAGGAAACTCCGGTTTTGACGGCCCTTCCTGGGGCCGCTGCGGCTGAATCCATGGAGACGGAGAGCGGTGGGGCAGGCGGCATCACGCTTCTTGCGAATCCCGCGCGCTTCACCATACTCGTGATCGACGACAACGAGCTGAACTGTGAAGTGGTTCAGGATCTTTTGCAGAGCGATGGCTATCGGGTGATGATCGCGACCGGCGGCAAGGACGGGATCCATCAGATTGAAGTCCTGCATCCGCATCTGGTTCTCCTCGATCTTATGATGCCCGACGTGTCCGGCGAAGATGTGATGAAATATGTGAAAAGCCAGGACAGGCTGCGCGAGATTCCGATCATTCTGATCACCGCGCGCGCCAATGAAGAGGACAGGCTGCTCGGCCTCGGGCTCGGTGCTGATGATTACCTGGCCAAGCCTCTGGTGCCGGATGAATTGCGCCTGCGCGTCCGGAACATCCTCGTGCGCTATGACGACAATCATCGACTCGCCATGCAGGAGTATCAGGATCGCATGTCCCAGCTGGGCGAGGTTGTCGGCGATCTGGCCCGGGAATGGCACAGCATTCATCAACGCGTGGCCGAGGATCTGCGACAGCCTGAAGAAAGAGTGCAGAAGGTCGGTCGTCTTCTGCCGCTGCCGCCCATGCAGCGGGATCTTCTGGTGAAGCAGCTTTGTCAGAAAAACGAGGGGCGCCCCACCCAGGAGCTTTTGGATATCCTGATGCCGCCCAACCCTGATCATCCCGGAAGCCAGGAACTGCTTTATCTCCGAACATTGATCAGCAAGCTCCCCTTATCTCATGAACAGGCCAAAGGCCTCTGGCGCAGCATGGGTCAGCTGTCCGTCCCGGAAATGCAGGAGGTCAGTGAAATGCTGCACCTCTGCCAAAGCTATCTGCATCTCGCCGAAGCCGCGGGGCATAGCCGGGAGCTTATGGAAAGCATACTGGCTTTCAGTCGCCAGGAAATGGATGAGCACATCATTGATCTGAAGCAAACAGTGGACCGCACCTGGAGCCTCCTTCGCAATCGCGCGGGGCGCCTGGGCATTGACATGCGGATGGATCTGAGGCCGATGACAGTCTTCTCGGTCAGTTCCCACATCCAGCATATTCTGCTGTGCCTCATCAATAACGCCATGGACGCTGTCGCGGATCTGCCGATTGATGAACGCTGGATCCAAATCTCATTGAACGTGGACCCGCATACGAGGCAGGTCGGAATTCATGTCAGCAATGGGGGCCAGCCTCTGAGCGCTCACGTGTGCGAGCATCTTTTCGAGCGCGGCTTCACAACCAAAGGTGAGACGGCCAAAGGCATAGGCCTTTTCATTTCCCAGCGTCTCGCCCGCCAACTGCAGGGTGATCTTTCCTATCGGAATGAATCCGGCCACACCACTTTCGTTCTGATTCTGCCGCCCGGTCATCGGGTTTCGCTCGCCGGCTGA